A single region of the Pseudomonas solani genome encodes:
- a CDS encoding alpha/beta fold hydrolase: MSWFDNDDCQLHYEEYGHGAPLLLVHGLGSSTRDWEYQIPVLAAHYRVIALDVRGHGRSDKPEGPYAIADFADDVAALIEHLQLPPVHLVGISMGGMIGFQLGVDRPDLLQSLTIVNSGPEVKPRSPREYWEVARRWTLSRLMSLDTIAKALARLLFPRPEQAELRRKVEERWPQNDKRAYLASLDAIIGWGVRERLGRITCPTLVITADRDYTPVAQKEAYVREMPNARLVVIEDSRHATPLDQPQRFNATLLGFLEEVAAHKDQ; this comes from the coding sequence ATGTCCTGGTTCGATAACGACGACTGTCAGCTGCACTACGAGGAATACGGCCACGGCGCGCCCCTGCTGCTGGTGCATGGCCTCGGCTCCAGCACCCGCGACTGGGAATACCAGATACCGGTGCTGGCCGCGCACTACCGGGTGATCGCCCTCGACGTGCGCGGCCACGGCCGCTCCGACAAGCCCGAGGGCCCCTACGCCATCGCCGACTTCGCCGATGACGTCGCCGCCCTCATCGAACACCTGCAACTGCCGCCGGTGCACCTGGTGGGCATCAGCATGGGCGGGATGATCGGCTTCCAGCTCGGCGTCGACCGCCCCGACCTGCTGCAGAGCCTGACCATCGTCAACAGCGGGCCCGAGGTGAAGCCCCGCAGCCCGCGCGAATACTGGGAAGTGGCGCGGCGCTGGACGCTTTCGCGGCTGATGAGCCTGGACACCATCGCCAAGGCCCTGGCGCGGCTGCTGTTCCCCCGCCCGGAACAGGCCGAGCTGCGGCGCAAGGTGGAGGAGCGCTGGCCACAGAACGACAAGCGCGCCTATCTCGCCTCCCTCGACGCCATCATCGGCTGGGGCGTGCGGGAACGCCTCGGCCGCATCACCTGTCCTACGCTGGTGATCACGGCCGATCGCGACTACACGCCGGTCGCGCAGAAGGAAGCCTACGTAAGGGAAATGCCCAACGCGCGCCTGGTGGTCATCGAAGACTCCCGCCACGCCACGCCCCTGGATCAACCACAACGCTTCAACGCCACCCTCCTCGGCTTCCTCGAAGAAGTCGCGGCCCACAAGGACCAATGA